From Hirundo rustica isolate bHirRus1 chromosome 1, bHirRus1.pri.v3, whole genome shotgun sequence, a single genomic window includes:
- the MTPAP gene encoding poly(A) RNA polymerase, mitochondrial, with product MALRSGGPALALLRGRLHLSGPGARGHARLGRSGAVAQPAAEEPGEDAEAGTRKKTFAEVQTERLNQAERTVLIKCPSKVHEKKLLQYLSSHGNVKSHFFFENRGINALIEFSEKSSIASLQDAVGIPSASEHHVVPFKSRLFTFTLKNPVSQRIEETPIHLSPQCHIPVKDLIEKLCLADNISSQMYILLNEYQLTEENIKLRFLACSLVRDFACAYFPDSTVKPFGSSVNTFGKLGSDVDMFLDFCDTGKHATKMKKGPFDMEYQMKRLPSERLATQRILSVIGDCLDNFGPGCANVQKILNARCPLVKFSHQPTGFQCDLSVSNSIAIRSSELLYIYGCLDSRVRALVFTIRCWARVHGLTNSAPGTWITNFSLTMMVMFFLQRRSPPIIPTLDQLKELADEKDKHIIGGYDCSFVSDLRKIKPTKNTETLEVLLCEFFEYFGNFDFRRNSINLRKGKEVNKPESSPLYIWNPFEQDLNISKNVNQPQLEKFIAMARESAWILQKEDKTQQMINKEPWGLAALLIPFGKSNSSKMKNRMKGIGSETIRSLLDSLKLNNANSQQKAVGK from the exons ATGCTGAAGCTGGtaccagaaagaaaacatttgctgaagtccaaacaGAACGACTGAATCAAGCTGAACGGACTGTTTTAATTAAGTGCCCATCAAAagttcatgaaaaaaaattactgcagtaTTTATCCAGTCATGGGAATGTTAAGAGtcatttcttttttgaaaatcGT GGCATCAATGCATTAATAGAGTTTTCAGAAAAGAGCAGTATAGCCTCACTGCAGGATGCTGTTGGGATCCCAAGTGCTTCAGAGCATCATGTTGTCCCATTTAAATCAAGACTTTTTACTTTCACGCTGAAAAATCCAGTGAGTCAACGCATTGAAGAGACACCAATTCACCTCTCTCCTCAGTGTCACATTCCAGTGAAAGACCTTATTGAAAAGCTTTGTCTTGCAGACAAC ATAAGCAGTCAGATGTACATTCTTCTGAACGAGTATCAgcttacagaagaaaacatcaaGCTGCGATTTCTGGCCTGTTCTTTGGTTCGGGATTTTGCATGTGCATATTTCCCAGACAGCACGGTAAAGCCATTTGGCTCTTCAGTCAACACGTTTGGCAAATTGGGATCTGATGTGGACATGTTTTTGGATTTCTGTGATACAGGAAAGCATGCTACAAAAATG AAAAAAGGTCCCTTTGATATGGAGTATCAGATGAAAAGATTACCATCGGAAAGATTAGCAACTCAGAGGATTCTTTCTGTGATTGGTGACTGCCTTGATAATTTTGGTCCTGGGTGTGCGAATGTCCAGAAGATCCTCAATGCCCGCTGCCCTCTGGTGAAATTTTCCCATCAGCCAACAGGATTCCAGTGTGATCTGTCAGTGAGCAACAG CATTGCAATAAGGAGTTCAGAGCTCTTGTATATCTATGGCTGTCTCGATTCCCGTGTACGAGCATTAGTGTTCACTATACGATGTTGGGCCCGTGTTCATGGACTTACAAATAGTGCTCCTGGTACCTGGATTACAAACTTCTCCCTGACCATGATGGTCATGTTTTTTCTGCAGAGGAGATCCCCACCTATCATTCCAACACTTGACCAACTTAAAGAACTGGCAG ATGAAAAAGACAAGCATATAATTGGAGGATATGATTGCTCATTTGTTAGTGATTTAAGGAAAATTAAACctacaaaaaatacagaaacactTG aGGTACTGTTGTGTGAgttttttgaatattttggaAACTTTGATTTCAGAAGGAATTCCATAAATCTTCGAAAG ggaaaggaagtAAATAAGCCTGAGTCGTCTCCTCTTTATATCTGGAATCCCTTTGAACAAGACCTTAATATCAGCAAGAATGTTAATCAGCCACAGCTGGAGAAATTTATAGCTATGGCCAGAGAAAGTGCCTGGATTTTACAGAAGGAAGATAAAACTCAGCAAATGATCAATAAAGAACCTTGGGGACTGGCAGCTCTACTGATACCATTTGGGAAAAGTAATTCCAGCAAGATGAAGAATAGGATGAAAGGAATAGGAAGCGAAACAATCAGAAGCCTCTTGGACTCTTTAAAGTTAAATAATGCAAACAGTCAACAAAAAGCAGTGGGAAAATGA